CATAGAACTGCAGTTAAATTAGCTTCCCATGATACTATCTCTAAATAAGCTTTCCATGGTAACAGCAGTATGTCTAGAGCATCTACAATGTCCTGTAATGTGTAAATATACTACGTGCCTCACTTTCTTCAGTCATTAATGTAAGCATAATTATGTTTGTGTATATAATAAACAGTGATCAGAAGAGATATCTtatgattcaaaaaaattcaatggATGCTCAGTGCATTCTATAGATTATGTAGAAGAGTTAAATTTACCCTATGTTACAAGGAAAAATGAATAAAATAGCATACCACAGCATGCTAGTTGTGAATCTTCCATAGATTCTGCATCATTCAATGTCAGTGCATGCAAGTGTCACCATGGTATCACATGAGATAAGCGTACCATGCTCCAACCGACACAGTCATGAcatgcaatttttttctttcttgctctaGATGAATATTGCACCTTTATACGACATAGCTATAAGCTTTGTTAATTCTTACAACACCTCGACTCTGAAAAGATTTTAAAAATGGTGATACCATTCCTATGGAACAAAAAATTATTCATGTCAAGATATTCTTGATAAGAAAgaccaggaaaaaaaaatttactgcAGTTAATGGGTCATGGACCACTCATaatctcaaacttttcttgatcAACCATTTTGAAGTGATAAGATGAGCCATATTCAAACATTTGATAGATGTGATTTTCAAAAgtttgtatatgatgcaaccatTTTGGAATGACAAAATGTAGCCCACCGTAGTAGACtcttttagccaaaaaaaagagaaaaatcctTGACAAATATATTTGTGCAACCATCTCAACCCATGACACCTACGTCACAGTAGAGCAGCCTTACCATTATGCCAAGACTCAACTTCTAGAAGGCACATGGCATAAAACTTTTTTGTTGTATTTTTAACCTTGTCACTTATAGATGTCCCACTCCAACATTGACATGTTGTCTCCCTCTTCTCTCAAGATTTATGTTAGCTCCATCACTTTCGCAATTATAAATAATCTTGGTATATGAGAAGGAAAAGGTTATGCTTCTCTTTTTAGGCTCACTATAAGTAATTGACAAGTCAAATAAATAACAAAGTTAAAGCTTATGCATAATTGAAAGGGTAAAGGAATAATAGATTCAAACCTCAAATGACATTGTTTTCCACTTCTCCCCGCATGCCTTTCCTATCTGAAATACAAGCAACACTTACATCATGCAACCGAAAACGAATTAAGAAAACGCAGTTTGAACATCAAGTAGAGGGTACCCGTAGCATACATCACGCATTGATTTGACACCTGGATTTTCTTGTTGGAAAGTCTTCCGAAAATCTTCCcttcaaaacaaaaacaaagttTCAGTacacaatttttttaaagaaaaaaaagtaatcTTTCCATTAGTATAAACTACTGTAAAGAAAATAACATATGAAGGAAACCTAAACTAACTGAGAATGGTACATAAATGAAAACTGGAAGAAAGAAacggagaaaagaaaagaaatcatgtAAAAATGGATAGTATGAATGAACTATATAATTTGAGTCAATAATAACAATTATTCATGAATTATATGCATATTCTGATAGAATTGTTTGTGAAAGGGTAAATTTCCTTTTGTTAGTCAAAGAGTGTCATAGTGTAACTATGGTCCAGTATTAGGTGCAAGATTTTTCCTCTTTGGCTTATAACCTAAAGAAATGCTACCATGACTCCACCTATATCACATACATGGAACCAAAACCCACTCTTCATTGGAGCTCTTCCAAATCCAGAGCCTACAATTTCCCCTGGCTCTCATCATTTTGCGGGAACCACAGCTAATCCATCTCAGTTTAAAATTTATGCCTGCTTCCAGTTGATTCAATTCTACATATATACATTTTCACTGGTGGAAAATTCGGCCCATGACCCAGTTTGTTCAACTCCCCATCGCTATTTTACAGAAGATTACAGTACGAGGTCATTGACAAATCTTTGCAGTAATAATAATCATTCATCGACTGCATCTGGAATTGGCATACATCCTTTCGATATTTTAAGTTATGCGATAAATACATCACATCCTCATGGTAATCAGCACCatggtccaaaaaaaaaaaacagattcaGCAAACATTTCTCAACCTAGCCAGAAATAAAGACTTCAAACGACATCAAGATCATTAATAGCTCACCGGAAAACTTCAAATCAAACTAAAAACCGAAAAGGATGGAGATAAAAGAAGCGATGAACCGAGTTAGTTAGGGTAGAAggggtacaaaaaaaaaaaaaaaaaccgagcGGAGAGAGAGGGCGAGGGCGTACAGGTAGTAGAAGAAAGCCGTGGGGGGCTTCTTGGGCTTGCGGGCGTCGTCCTTGACCGGTCTCTTCTTTGCCTTGGGCTTCGTCGGCTTCATGGCGGGCGCTTTGGGCTTCGCCGGCTTCTTGGTGGGTTTGGCTTGCTTCGCTCTCGTCTTCATCTACTCGGGGCGACGGAGAAAAGAAGACGGCGAATGGAGGCTGGGGGAAGAAAAAGGCGACGATTGAGGCGAAGAGGATTTGCTCTGCTTCTGGCTTCAGCGCTTCCGCTTGTCGGCCTCTAATGAAACCGGTGATTGTAGGAAAGGCGCCTCGCCCCGGCCATCTTATTGGTACGGCCTCTTGGCTGGCTCCTCGGTCCGAGGTCGCCTTCTCAAACTTGGACCGGAACTGGTCGAACTTGGGAGAGGAAGACAGGCTCGACCCAAAGAAGTCGCTCGGCTCCAATGCCTCCTTTGCATTAATAGGGGTGTAAAATGGTCAAACTCGACTGAAATCCAGCATGATGGAACCATGCCGTAAAGCTAATCTGGTTCGGATTTGGGTTCTTTTTGTGCGAATTGGTTTGGTTTGGATTCATGATTAGATGCTGATTGCTCACTGTTATGGTATCATTTTTAAAGCTTTCTTCCCATCTTTGTTCAAAATTAGATTAATACTTTAGTATCATTTTATGACTTCTGTTGGTCTCCACCGAGCAAAAACCAATGGCTACTGCCTTTCGCATCAGTACTTACATTAAATTTCGTATTTTCTGAATAAGTCCAAATAAcagaatccataaaaatcaatagGTAGGATTATTTGAACCAAGTGGAATGAGTTCATGGAACCTAATATTAAGCCTCAAAACGAATGATCTTTTATCGTGAGGGTTAAGTCATCAAATTGTGTGGTTTCACTGAATAACCCTATTTGCAAAAGATAACTATTGTCCTTGAATTTGAagacattaattttttttcattgcATGATATATTTGCATTACAAGGATATAGGTTTGGATATTTTGCCTTATGGCCATATTTGAACTTGGTACAATGAGTTTACTATACCCaactttaaaattcaaaatcagtTATACATTGTCTGGAGGGATTAGTTAATAATTAGCACCCTATTCGTAGAATATAATGATCACCCTTTAATTTGAATACCACCACACATACATGCGCATGCACAGATGTCAAAAGATATGCATTAACTTATCAAACGATGTGCATGCCACTCCTCCTATGGTATTATGAtattatgattaaaaaaaagttttcaaCATTTATTGGCCATGAAATAGTCATAAATTTGTATTGTATTATCTTCATGTCCCTTCTTCAACAATCACATCTATCCAATTCAATTCTCCATCTCCACgagagaataaaaaagaaaaatacatgaaTTTTAGATAAATTTACATTCATCAATATATTTAGATTATGAAATTATCGCCGCTTCTCCTCCATCCATGCATGTTGCATGCTTGCACTAGTTACCATTAATTATCACTAACAAGTATAGACTACATAATCACGGTGAAATTATTTCAATTGGTGTTTGATGGAAAATATTAAAATGACAAATATCTcttttttgtcaaaaaaatGACAGGCAtctctttttttctaaaaaaaaataaaaagaagcaaACATCTCTGACAAGCCATCATAGGAAAATAGCAACAAGGCCTAATAGATGAGTGCTAATTCAACAACAATTAAGGCAAATAATCTAAAAATTCAACATCAGCACCCTCGAAAAAGTCTATCTATAAGAATGAAGGACTATGGCTCTTCGCCCTAATCAAAATTAAGTATAATTATAAATAGATCCTAGCATAAACTTCTCAAGGTTGTTAGCCAAAAAAGTGCATATTACATGCATAATATCTAGGAGTGAAGAGCCACATGCCTTGGTTGTGAAAATTGCTGGAGGTAAAAATTTTAGGATGCTAACTTTGATTTCCAAGGGCAACTAACAGAGGCATTTGGATTGATAGCTTAGGAAACAATAGATAACATCCAATATGAATAGTAGTGCTGGACATTATTATGTACATGCAATCGCTCCCAATTAGAACATGACATGCATGCCAATCCCACCAAGGCACCACTTATTTAGATCTGTTCTTCGATTTATTTTGCTTTTGATAAGATTTCAATAATATCAATATCCGTAAAAATGAGTCTCCTCTGTTATTTTTGGCCAACATAAATTACAGCAAGTATTTGTTATTTCAGCCTTTTATTATGTTTCTCCGGAAACAAACTGATAATTTTCAGGACTGGTGGAATGAAATATAGTGAGCAATTCTACTTTTGGCGGAAAAGGAGCACGGTCCATATTttgaagagggagaaggaataCAGAGGATCCTCCTAGCCCTCACAACAAAGGTAGCACCATTCAAAGAGAATAGCGGCAAGCAAGAGGATGACCGAATCAGCCATTCTCCATACTCTCCAAGTTGTCACTAAGCGAGGCAGCCGCCACCACATCTCCTCCAAAGAGGTGGAGGCACCTCTTTTCCTCCCGTTCTCGGCTATTTGTCATAAAAGTTAATCATATTTAGCACAATCAATAGTGAAATTTGGCAAGGCTGACTAAGTTTGGcataatcaatcaatcaataaaTTTTAACACCTTGCCTATTCTCCTAGTTATGACTTTATCGGCATCAATGTTTGGCTCGACATGCTCTACCTCGTCAAGGAGAAATCGTCGCACGCAGCATAGGCAATAATTTCCCCAGCCTTGGTAACAAAATCCTGGTTCATTTTGAAACAGATATAAAATCGTTTGATCAATCTGCACCCAACGACTCCGTGGCCCAATGGATAAGGCGCTGGTCTACGGAACCAGAGATTCTGGGTTCGATCCCCAGCGGAGTCGCTTCCTGGCCGcgcttaattttttaaatacagCTATGATGCTGTTTGATGCAATTTGCTAAGCTACAGTCATCAGACGGGCTTTCTCTATCACTTTATCTTGGTGTCTGGAACTTGAAAGCAAAAGAATGTTTTAAGCTCCATTCCAGTTATCAGATTTTATGCCACAATTTCAAGGGGTTTAgtacgaacccgtgaggccaacaTTATTATGATTCGAAATCAGAGCTTGCACTTATGTATAATCACTGCTGGCTTCTATTTGGAACAGTACTTTGGCTTGACAATTCTAAATTTCTGGTTGGTTAGGTTGAGCAAGTACTTTCAATTTGATCCTGAAACAATCAGAAAACCATTGCAAACTAGAAAACTAGTAATCATCAACCCAAAAGTCCAGTAAAATTCAGATACTAGGAATGAGATCTCTACAACATGAGTTGAATCAGAATGAGATTTCGGTGAGGCATAGAACATGGTAGAGCAGACATAGTGGCCGATGCTAAACATGTCCTACAAAGTACAAACTACGACTACAAGACTCATAAAAtgtaaagaaaacaaaatgaagTGGTTCAAGGACTATACAGAACATAGAATTCAAGATTTTCAGAGATTagattgcatgtcaaattagtCATGCCGAACTCTTACTGTCTGCACATTGAGAGATCTCTGCATATTATAAATTGTATTTACTACCTAAAATAGAAATCCAACATTTGAACATTTATGACAAAAATTCTACTCAGGTATCTCACTCTGCATTCTTTCTCCAGGATTACAAAAAGCTAACTGTCCAAATAATTACATCCTTATAGTGCTAAAAGTTATTTGCAGTGGTTAAAAACCAATCCAAGTttacttcttttcttttacGCATTTTTGTCATTCTTAATCAAGACTTTTTTTTCTCAACTACAGCATCCCACTATGCAATTTAGTGCTTGGATTACAGGCCCAATGGCTTGTTATATTCTTATTGATTGTCTGCTCATATTTTTGGACAGAAAGCAAATTTGATATGGTGGAACATTATTAGTATTTTCTAGCTCCTTGTCCATTTTATTGTCTTTTCATAATTTATCGAAATTTCCAAATGAACCTTGCACCATAGCTCCTTGATCACAGTTCAAAATGTCTAAACTTACAATCCTTACAATGCTAAAAGTAATGTTACtgattcaaaaataatttagatgcCATCCCTGCACTCAGTAGTCTAACTACTGCTCTATGGTGAGAATATCTTATTCATTGTAACCTCAGATGTATTTGTTTCACAGACCATTCAACCATTTCAAGTTTTATGAACTTCAATATAAATTATTGTAACCCATTAACAATGTCAATTTCAATACATAGGATGCAATCTTATGTTGCGTATTCAGATGTGCCAGCATTCCCCCATGAATGTTCCTCTTCTGGCAATTTCACAATTTCCGTGATTATTCCAACATAACATCATTTTCAAACAACATTTCTTCTATCAAACACAAGTTTGAGGCAATATAATTTATAGATGCTTAAGAGTAGAGTGCCAAAAGTAAAATGGTATCTAACAATGGTGAAAAAAAGTAAATTTTTGGGCAACCTTACCGGTAACTTAACAAGCGAAACCTCCTCTTGGAATCCAAAAAAAGAGGCTTTCCCtccctttttctttaaaaagaaaattgttaTGTTATTCATTGCTTTCTTGAAAGCTAATAAAAGTCATGGAGGAAAAATCCTTCCCATTAACTTGCACCAGACCGAGTACATTGATTTCTAGCATCTAATTAAAAGAGTAGATAACAAGTGAATGCTGATGTTTATGAAAGATAAAAGGGTATAAACTGCAAGTTACTTGAACCATACTCAAGAAGAGCATAACATACTGCGAGAACTGGATGAGTGAGGAGAAGAAAATTATAGATATCCTGGCAGTAGCTCCAACTATGACTTCCCAGGAGGTAGGGTTGGTGGTGTTGTATAAGACCTTAGCTGCCTGTTTATGAGCTTGCTGTGTTCGAGGGCTAGTTGGAGTTCCATATCATCAGCCCACCATTGCTCCAACCCATGAGCTTCAAGAAATTTCTTTGGTCCCTTGGACATCACATAAAGCTTTGCTGCTATATCTCCATTCCCACCATTTGTATATGTCTTGTTTGAACCCCCACTGGTAGCAACAGCAGTGCCAGCAGAATCAATGTAATAACAACAAATGTAATCactattatttatatataaattcGGTACCCATTTCTTTATCTCTGCatgtaatttattttcttcATTTCCAGAAGCCGCCTCCTCGCTCTCGGGCAAAACTTCATGTTTCGAAGGCAACCTTGCCTTAATTTTCTTCCAGAGAAAGCCAGCCTTCTCACTGATAATTCTCACACTTGTGGCCAGTGAAACAGAAGGTGGGTTAAACAAATGGCACTCCACAAACACCCCTTGATTGGCCAGTGCTTTGCCTACTTGGAGAGCAAAACCAGCCCCCAAGGAATGGCCACCGATGCAAACATTGTTGCTGCCAAACCTGTCAGCGACCGTTTTCAGTGCTTCCAAAGCCCCATGAAACCTAACTGAACCTTTCAAGCTTTCCCAGGCCAAGAAGCGAAGATCATCCTCTAGATCTCTTCTAATGGTTGGGCTCTTCAGTAGTGTTCCCCTGAGCACAAGGACAGCCTTTGGTGCCCCACTTGGTCGCAGAAATATGAAATCAGATAAAGCAGCAGAGCGGTCCCACTCTAGAACAGCGCCATAAACAGAACCATCCCTCTCATCCACTAAGGCCTTTGTCAGCTTGTATTTGAAGGGCTTCCACCATTTTGGAGCAAGACCATTCTCTTCGGTTCTTCTTTCTTGTCTGTCTAGTTCTAGCAAGTAGACTGCATGTATAAAACATGCTATCACAGTCCTCCTGTAATTTGGATCCCTCCTGAAACCCCAACAGAGAGTCGTGTTTTACATGTCGCAAACAGTTTAGTCTAAAACAGCAAAACCAGAACCAACAGAAGTGTAAACTGAGTAGTAACCTCTTATATCCTCAACCAAATCGACAGCCTAGATATTCTCAATAAATCTCAAATGGACAAAAGAGACAATAGAAATTGATGAGCACAAGTCTGCAAATGTAATTTAGAATATCGAACATCATTTCAAATTATTTAATCACTAAACATTTGATTTATACTTAGACTTAAGAATATGAACATTTTATTGTACCTGTTTATTGATTTCATCAAATGAACAAGAAGTTTGTGCATGTACTGCAAACAAAGATGATGGTCATTTGCAAGTACAAGGTACTTCATCTCATTGACTTTCGTCTCTACATTCATTCATTATATAAAATCCATCCAATTTCTCCTGCTAGTGGTTGAAATTATTACATTGGGAGAAAAGATAAACAATAAAGAAATAACATAGGATACTTATGTGATCCTTCTCAGATATTTAATGTTTCTACTACGACATGTACCTAAAGGAAATTGGAACTTCTAGTTTTCATTCCTCTTGCTTAAAAGGAGTATACAAGAATACTATAGCAACTGTGTTGCCTGCCTTAGTTTAATGcaactaaaagaaagaaagggcagGGTGAGGTTATCATGAGCATGACAGATGTAGGGTTAGCCAGGATTGTTAATATGGTGGTAAACTGGATCTAAGAGGTTTGTAAATTTTGATTATCAAAAGTATATATCCATTAGTTATTTGTTAAGTAGTATCAGTTCCAAAAATCAAAACAAGGATGGTATTTTAAAAAACGAAACAAGACCATCTAATCAAAACAGGTTTAACAACTTGTGATTATTTCAATTGTGTAGATGAGAAGTGGATAGGTTTTCAAGTTGCACTAGTTCAAACAACTCAAATTAAATGGGTAGAAGTGAATCAACAGAGTAAATATATTCTGAGTTAGATTGCTCATAAAAAGCAACATTTCAGAAGTCAGAGTTGTAAGACAGGATGATTTGGTACTCAGTGAGGTGGGGCATGAGCATCGAGGCTAAGACAAACTCCATAAACTTTCCTTCGTATAGTAGAAAAGCTTAAAAATCAAGAAATACCATGCGAAAACTTATGGATTTTGATATTATTGTTCAATCTGCACTCATTTATGTTACAAACTTTAATAAGAAGACTCCATGTATGAAGACCTTGAAGGAAATATATCAAAAAGTCACCTGCCAAGTTATAATTACGGTAAGTGCATAGCTTAAAATGTGTGATGCCTACTACACCCAAGTTTGAGAGATTTTAATCTAGACAAAACTAATGCTACAATAAACACAAGATCATCCCTTTTATTCCATTGTCAATGGAAATAATCAAATATTAATGTATTCTCATCATAtaacagacaaaaaaaaaaaaccagagtGAGAGAGGTTTTGCCTTGCATGAGCCGCTCTAGCAAAACACAAGCCTTTGTTTATACAGTCAAACATCTAAGCTTCAAGGCATTTCTGGAAGGCCTCACATAACAGGGAGTGAGACAATGCTTAAGAAATATTTTCAAATGATAACAAAATGTATTAGCTGCTATCAGAATTTGTTACACCGGAGTTGTGAGTATTGTCCTCTCATCACACCAGTCATTGTGCTTGTTAAAAGTTGATATCTGATGATACAAAACCTAAAGAACAACCCCTAACTCTAAAGAAATTTGGCTTGTTTGGCTCAATGAAACATCTAACCGAACTACTTTGGTTTGGAACAGCCACTTCTCTGGATAAGTCCATGTGGGCGCATCCTTCTCTTATTTGGGTCGTGCTTGAAAATCAATTTAAGTCATATATATACCAGAATgaataattcaaaattttagtcctaatcacCAGAGCTAGAATTGACTATAATCAAGTTGATGTCAACCATAACAATGTTAAATTCTTCCAGATGCTTTGACTAAATTTCACTAACAGGAGTGTATTCATCTGAAACCTAATAGCACAGAGATTTATAAGTTTGCATATGTAGTATGCATACATCTGATGAACATTCGAGATCATAATCTCCTTATGCATTGATATCTGAAACAActttaccaaaaagaaaatatttaccTTACTTTGCcatttagtttcatcaaaaatgagaaATAGTCTGCATGAATGtgccaaaaagaaaatctaataACTTATTTAGTAACTAGTAAGGATAAGATTTTTATCCTATCCTATAGCTCTCTTTCCTCAACTATGGTCACCCCTTTTTGTTTCCTGGAAATATAATGCTTGCCCAATAACGTAGGTAAAATTTCAATTTCTGCAGCTAGTGACTTGGATTCCAGAGAATACACAGAAACAGATGCACATAGGGCATTAATCTAAGATGTTTATCAAAAGATTCAAAACTTTCTAACAAACCCTGTAAAGACCTAGACCTTGGTAATTCTCTGCTCATCTTTTCTCAGTAAGAACCCACAAGAAGATTTCCAAGAAATAGATACTGTACGCCCTTAGTCCCGAAAATATCAAACATAACAAAATAAACAGACCgtcattataaaaaaaaaagtttctaactccatcaaccataaagtTTCAGAGAATAAAACCCCGAAAACTACATAGAAAACTCCTCATCACGGAAGTCTTGATAGGGTTTTCGCCAAAACCCTGTCAGCCACTAGAACATTCATTGAATCAAAGAGAGAAACAAGACAAAAGACAAAAAGGTTTGATACATgtcgaaagagagagagagagagaagaaaaacgaACCAGCTGGAGCGGATGACATCTCTCCAGTTGGGAGAGGAGATATTGCGAGGGCCCGACACATGGAAATCGTGCGGATGGCCCGCCACCACCTCCAAaacctttctcttcttcccttctccttctcctcctccatttTCTTCCAGAGAACCCTTCGGCATCAAACCGAACCCTCCTGtcttcccttctcctcctcctcctcctcctccttcgccTGCTCTTCTCTCTACCGCTCCTTGCATGACTTTCTAGAAAAATAGGGGATAAAAAGCAGAGCAAAGAGCAGAGAATAAAGCgttagagagagagggagaacaaCGAATGGAATATAAAAAGAGGAGAATCAGAGAAAAGGCCCCTTTTTTTCACTTTGGCGTACAGCAAGTTGGGTTATGCCAATGCCGCGGTCTCACACAGAATGTGATTATTTCCTGTGAAAAGCGACTCGCATTCTTTGAATGCTGTGGCGGATAGCGCTCCCAACGGTCAAATTTGGAAGGGGAGCGTCCGGATTACGCGGGGAGTGAATTGGGTTGAGGCAACAtggcatg
This portion of the Phoenix dactylifera cultivar Barhee BC4 chromosome 11, palm_55x_up_171113_PBpolish2nd_filt_p, whole genome shotgun sequence genome encodes:
- the LOC120103965 gene encoding GDSL esterase/lipase At4g10955-like, translating into MQGAVERRAGEGGGGGGGEGKTGGFGLMPKGSLEENGGGEGEGKKRKVLEVVAGHPHDFHVSGPRNISSPNWRDVIRSSWRDPNYRRTVIACFIHAVYLLELDRQERRTEENGLAPKWWKPFKYKLTKALVDERDGSVYGAVLEWDRSAALSDFIFLRPSGAPKAVLVLRGTLLKSPTIRRDLEDDLRFLAWESLKGSVRFHGALEALKTVADRFGSNNVCIGGHSLGAGFALQVGKALANQGVFVECHLFNPPSVSLATSVRIISEKAGFLWKKIKARLPSKHEVLPESEEAASGNEENKLHAEIKKWVPNLYINNSDYICCYYIDSAGTAVATSGGSNKTYTNGGNGDIAAKLYVMSKGPKKFLEAHGLEQWWADDMELQLALEHSKLINRQLRSYTTPPTLPPGKS
- the LOC103713227 gene encoding high mobility group B protein 14, giving the protein MKTRAKQAKPTKKPAKPKAPAMKPTKPKAKKRPVKDDARKPKKPPTAFFYYLEDFRKTFQQENPGVKSMRDIGKACGEKWKTMSFEEKVQYYDKATEKRAEFEKAMAEYMKKKESGELSEEPDDEYE